A region of the Gimesia sp. genome:
TCGAATTATGTTACAGCGATCTGCAGCCTGGGCAGTCGTGGTATGGCTGTCGGCTTATGCGACTGTCTGTCAGGCACAAGACCTGCCCGACAGTCAGAATCTGAACGAACTCTGGAAGCACCTCTCTGAGAAGGTACCGGCAATGAAAACAATGGGTGGACGTCAATTCTGGGGAGATGTGCAGTTTTTTCAAGGCTGGAAAATTCAACAGAATGTGATCAGCCAGCACTACCGCCTGCTTGATCCCAGCGATCAACGGCATGCCAGTGGAACGCTTGAGGAATGCCGGCAGAAGCTCGCAGAAATCAGAGAGGCCCGCAGGCTTCCTCCGATGCAGGGCCGGGCGGTGATTCTGATTCACGGGATCATCCGCTCTTCCAAATCCTTTGAAAAAATGAGACTGGCCTGCCTCAAGGAGGGCTGGATTACGATTCCCTTCGATTATCCCAGTACCCAGAAGACGATCCCAGAGAATGCCCAGTTCCTGGAGAAGGTGATCCAGTCGCTGGAAGGCGTTGAGGAGATCGATCTGGTTGTGCACAGCATGGGCGGTCTCGTGGTACGCTCCTGGCTGGATCAGCAGGAGGAAGTCGATCCCCGTGTCAGACGCATGGTCATGCTGGGAGTCCCCAATCGGGGGGCAGACATGGCAGACCGCTTTCGTTCGAATCTGCTGTTCAAAGTTGTGTACGGGCCAGCGGGCCAGCAGCTGGTGACCGAATTGAACGGGGACTTCATTTCGAGTCTGCCGACACCTCCCTTTCCATTTGGAGTCGTCGCCGGCGGGCGAGATACGTTGAAAGGCTTTAATCCTCTGATTCGAGGTGACGATGACGGTACGGTCAGCGTCAGTAGCACGCGACTGCCGGGAGCTGCGGATTTTGTTCTTCTGCCCGTGCTGCACTCTTTTATGATGAATGATCCCCAGTCAATTTCACATACCCTGCGGTTCCTCAAGACCGGAAAATTTCGCGAATCTGGTGAATCACAGCCGATTCCTGAGGTCGAAGCTGCGGCGGCCCCTTAAAATCCGTCGATAACAACAGGTACAAGCGTCATTCAGTGACCAGCTAATCCCCGCTTTTTTCAGACGACAGGTAGAACGGATGGAACGAGACGAACGGCAATTGAAACTGCTATCCAAGATTCAGGTCATTTATGGGATCGTCAATGTTTTTGTGACTTATCTGTTTTATGAGACCATTTATTTTGGTTTCGATGCGTATCGCAAGACGATGGAACAGACCAAGCCGGATCATCAGGTGGAACTGGAACTGGGATTCGGGCTGGTGATCTTTCTGGTTGGCGTTGCGATCCTGTTCTGTATCATTCTGGCTGGTCAGTCACTGTCCCGCCACGAAAGCTATGAATTCTGTATGATGGTTGCGATTTTTGAATGTCTCCTGATCCCCTTGGGAACCATCATCGGTATCTGGACGATTCTGGTTCTGCGACGCCCC
Encoded here:
- a CDS encoding alpha/beta fold hydrolase; translated protein: MLQRSAAWAVVVWLSAYATVCQAQDLPDSQNLNELWKHLSEKVPAMKTMGGRQFWGDVQFFQGWKIQQNVISQHYRLLDPSDQRHASGTLEECRQKLAEIREARRLPPMQGRAVILIHGIIRSSKSFEKMRLACLKEGWITIPFDYPSTQKTIPENAQFLEKVIQSLEGVEEIDLVVHSMGGLVVRSWLDQQEEVDPRVRRMVMLGVPNRGADMADRFRSNLLFKVVYGPAGQQLVTELNGDFISSLPTPPFPFGVVAGGRDTLKGFNPLIRGDDDGTVSVSSTRLPGAADFVLLPVLHSFMMNDPQSISHTLRFLKTGKFRESGESQPIPEVEAAAAP